Proteins encoded together in one Bactrocera neohumeralis isolate Rockhampton chromosome 4, APGP_CSIRO_Bneo_wtdbg2-racon-allhic-juicebox.fasta_v2, whole genome shotgun sequence window:
- the LOC126756346 gene encoding mucin-17 isoform X2 encodes MSCKVERHCSATRPMATATATATATTTVMTLTKRRKSHRGPNSSLAGRMSPRKTTSWPLSAATMHHSFGPAQSLRWLGVLALQLLLLATRNIECRQDVYAGPSISQISPKSSSHVLSGAPLLLHTSPKLVLESTIADTNNIAAGLLTTHDDIERDDNETRQHIRMERSAQPILNENYPKSGPNDVHFPSDTEKEAGAGHYFQYNIKPTSTLNDGSSEAPERTQRARVGKTLKPSFSGIASTPLPATTSVSESFLAKGGLRPLTSGSPINPSRSTAISTAATATALPHNPRQNSNPDIQDIITGIVKLLNGNVNVHANTQGLRRPSASRINNRGPPRISDVQTLPIDYDTQKKPLGSSIRPPPYTGPFDRPERPFITGVPIPEQIVPLRPGFISQRPPWHRQKPRPPITTAIGGRRPIPQYKPMPNSQLSPPAAEESAAPVKDTPEMSSPQHSGEMEISVPPDYNDANGDVPKPTDATYDSEFSNEDTNSQYIEVSDQDSNETADQAPMGVDKDELEEEDTAPIQASPPPAKKDEQNSKKKPSKHKGVDKKKHTQEDYAAIIETSSTAHTEMQISSTYAPMPMEISEGATIDPSTEEVIFMTPSKTPTLEISSQLDDTSSSTEIITQSSIITTALPNTTKNPVVLSPSISTELLATIPPASTNTTPKPLSTTTTARLSTTTSSTTTTFTSVAPPVTTPANTLPMPVPQPPSDFQPRPGLVLDDPEFKPGGRPRPPRPIQSRPVDVQQQPSYNIQPTRQHLPPGYGEIFDVTLSAIQGPGSAGGSQQTINIKPYGTYGNSGGQQGDIILSAAGDDGFVSIDGKRTYINLFGDPTDPPAGVPTTPATAVPQIPGSGVTVGSGVGNGNGIDSSSANGGSSAGNAVTQNNLPSLGSGYGIPETEVVDLEPTKPNNVKPQSSTTNSGPTRPHYRSRPTQPPVRIDTCIVGDDSTCDQAQHERCKTENGVSSCHCRPGYSRRKHREPCRKVISFYLGMRVDRIYEHRIVWDNKLLDKHSEPYGQLSYESIRAIDSAMSMTPYSDEFMDARVNNIYRGDPNLGGSGVFVNMTIKLDESVETLRPNLRADVQKHLLGVLHRRNNNIGNSVLYVSSPEGSITALHDLDECQSRELNDCHASASCSNSWGSFRCACEVGLRDPWADQPQRAGRDCQSCPDSYCNNRGTCSYNEEGNQVCACDSSHYGGQCEIDGEVLGVAIGASLAAVVIIVLTLVCLIMWSRRWQREQKNAIGSPVFGYMNTAPMKSAGLPGQPGYQVTLEDRMRWAQIADVMAQTNHYGAEPVGPTRPSSAMFAYPNLQTMGMGTMAGMSMQGTMQMHQAGSMAPPVPLPRYECVYPSDNSSNTNKKRLGLSARSNGMRTLENSSSSEEEDRADLLGRNFQVPRPKSRSNGSIANQSGIYYDVDYEPSGNGIGNTSVDHLYGSQNQSSSHSHTHSHSHSGNNHIPGPQGIPMSTYTSGRAPSSYYMK; translated from the exons ATGAGCTGCAAAGTGGAGCGACACTGCAGCGCAACGCGGCCGATGGCCACAGCCACAGCCACAGCTACAGCAACAACGACGGTTATGACGCTCACCAAAAGGCGAAAATCTCACAGAGGCCCAAATTCCTCGCTGGCCGGCAGAATGTCGCCGAGGAAGACCACGAGTTGGCCGCTTTCCGCAGCCACGATGCACCACAGCTTCGGCCCGGCGCAGTCGCTGCGCTGGCTGGGCGTGTTGGcgctgcagctgctgctgctggccaCACGTAATATCG AATGTCGGCAAGACGTGTACGCAGGTCCATCCATTTCACAAATATCTCCAAAATCTAGCAGTCATGTATTGTCTGGGGCCCCGCTGCTTTTGCACACCTCCCCGAAATTAGTGCTCGAGAGTACGATTGCCGATACAAATAATATTGCTGCGGGTTTACTTACGACGCACGACGACATTGAACGTGATGACAATGAAACACGTCAGCACATACGCATGGAACGTTCTGCACAACCAATATTGAACGAAAACTATCCGAAATCTGGACCTAATGATGTTCATTTTCCCAGCGATACGGAGAAAGAAGCTGGCGCTGGCCATTATTTCCAATACAACATTAAGCCGACAAGTACCCTCAATGATGGCAGCTCAGAAGCGCCGGAGCGGACACAAAGGGCTCGTGTTGGCAAAACATTGAAGCCTTCTTTTAGTGGCATTGCGTCTACGCCTTTGCCAGCCACCACTTCAGTATCGGAGTCTTTTTTAGCGAAAGGGGGCCTGCGACCGCTTACGTCGGGGTCCCCGATCAACCCGAGCCGCAGTACTGCTATCTCGACAGCGGCCACTGCCACGGCCTTGCCGCATAATCCACGGCAAAACTCTAATCCGGATATACAGGATATAATAACTGGTATTGTGAAGCTCCTGAATGGCAATGTTAACGTTCATGCTAATACACAAGGACTTCGGCGTCCATCTGCTAGTCGTATTAATAATCGTGGGCCACCACGTATATCTGATGTGCAGACATTACCGATAGATTATGATACGCAAAAGAAACCATTGGGCTCATCTATTCGTCCGCCGCCATATACAGGGCCATTCGATCGTCCGGAGCGTCCATTTATTACAGGTGTACCGATTCCAGAGCAAATCGTCCCGTTGAGGCCGGGATTTATTAGTCAACGTCCACCATGGCATCGACAGAAACCACGACCTCCAATTACTACTGCTATTGGAGGTAGACGTCCGATACCACAATATAAACCAATGCCGAATTCCCAGTTATCGCCTCCTGCCGCTGAGGAGTCTGCTGCCCCTGTGAAAGACACGCCTGAGATGTCATCACCACAGCACTCAGGAGAAATGGAAATTTCCGTTCCTCCGGACTATAACGATGCAAACGGTGATGTGCCTAAACCAACTGACGCCACTTATGATTCAGAATTCTCTAATGAGGACACAAATTCGCAATATATTGAAGTCTCTGATCAGGACTCCAATGAAACAGCTGATCAAGCTCCTATGGGGGTTGACAAAGACGAATTAGAAGAGGAAGATACAGCGCCAATCCAAGCCTCCCCACCGCCTGCGAAGAAAGATGAGCAAAACAGTAAGAAGAAACCCAGTAAACATAAAGGTGTCGACAAGAAGAAGCACACTCAAGAAGATTATGCAGCAATAATAGAAACCAGCTCCACTGCCCACACTGAGATGCAAATATCTTCAACATATGCACCAATGCCAATGGAGATTAGTGAAGGTGCCACTATTGACCCATCTACAGAAGAGGTTATTTTCATGACGCCTAGTAAGACACCAACACTGGAGATCAGCTCTCAATTGGATGACACAAGTTCATCTACTGAAATAATAACTCAAAGCTCCATTATCACGACAGCCTTACCAAATACAACTAAGAACCCGGTTGTGCTAAGCCCATCTATCAGTACTGAACTGTTGGCGACCATTCCACCTGCTTCAACTAATACCACACCCAAACCACTTTCCACCACTACTACTGCCAGACTATCAACTACCACATCTTCTACTACCACTACCTTCACCTCTGTCGCCCCGCCCGTGACGACCCCTGCTAACACCCTCCCCATGCCAGTGCCCCAACCTCCATCTGATTTTCAACCACGACCAGGATTAGTTCTTGATGATCCAGAATTCAAACCAGGTGGACGACCGCGGCCACCCAGACCAATTCAATCACGTCCCGTTgatgtgcaacaacaaccatCATACAATATTCAACCCACACGACAGCACTTGCCTCCTGGCTATGGGGAAATATTTGACGTAACTCTATCGGCCATACAAGGTCCTGGGTCCGCAGGCGGTTCGCAACAGACGATTAATATTAAACCATATGGCACTTACGGCAACAGTGGGGGACAACAAGGGGATATAATACTATCTGCCGCAGGTGATGATGGTTTTGTTTCAATCGATGGTAAGCGCACTTACATCAATCTCTTTGGTGATCCAACAGATCCACCCGCAGGAGTACCCACTACACCGGCGACGGCAGTACCACAAATACCTGGAAGCGGTGTCACTGTAGGAAGTGGTGTTGGCAATGGTAATGGTATTGATAGCAGCAGCGCAAATGGTGGATCCAGTGCAGGTAATGCAGTTACTCAGAACAACTTACCCAGTCTAGGATCAGGATATGGTATCCCCGAAACAGAGGTTGTAGATTTGGAGCCCACCAAGCCCAATAACGTAAAACCACAATCGTCTACAACTAATTCTGGACCAACGAGACCTCACTATCGTTCGCGACCAACACAACCACCTGTGCGCATCGACACTTGTATTGTAGGCGATGACTCGACCTGCGATCAAGCACAACATGAACGTTGCAAGACCGAGAATGGTGTATCCAGCTGTCATTGTAGACCCG GATATTCGCGTCGCAAGCATCGAGAACCCTGCAGAAAGgttatatctttttatttggGCATGCGTGTGGATCGTATTTACGAGCATCGTATTGTGTGGGACAATAAACTTTTGGACAAACATAGCGAACCCTATGGACAATTGAGCTACGAGTCGATTCGAGCA ATCGATTCGGCAATGTCGATGACGCCCTATTCGGATGAATTCATGGATGCACGAGTTAACAATATTTACCGTGGTGATCCAAATCTGGGTGGCAGCGGTGTTTTTGTGAACATGACCATCAAA cttgACGAAAGTGTGGAAACTTTGCGGCCAAATCTGCGCGCTGATGTTCAAAAACATTTGTTGGGCGTGCTCCACCGACGCAATAATAATATTGGTAACTCTGTTCTATACGTGTCTTCGCCGGAGGGCTCCATAACTGCCTTACACGATCTGGATGAATGTCAGTCTCGCGAGTTAAATGATTGTCATGCGAGTGCGTCATGTTCTAATTCATGGGGAAGTTTCCGTTGTGCTTGCGAAGTAGGACTCCGTGATCCATGGGCCGATCAACCACAGCGCGCTGGTCGCGACTGTCAATCTTGTCCGGACTCATACTGTAACAATCGTGGAACTTGCAGTTACAATGAAGAAGGAAATCAAGTTTGCGCTTGCGATTCCAGTCATTATGGCGGGCAATGTGAGATAGATGGGGAAGTTTTGGGTGTGGCCATTGGAGCTTCCTTGGCAGCAGTTGTTATTATTGTGTTGACATTGGTTTGTCTAATAATGTGGTCCCGTCGTTGGCAACGTGAGCAGAAGAACGCTATTGGTTCGCCAGTCTTTGGCTACATGAATACGGCGCCAATGAAATCCGCTGGTCTGCCGGGACAACCGGGCTATCAAGTGACATTGGAGGATCGTATGCGTTGGGCGCAGATCGCTGATGTAATGGCACAGACAAACCATTACGGG GCTGAACCAGTCGGACCCACACGTCCATCGTCGGCAATGTTCGCTTATCCGAATCTACAAACTATGGGTATGGGCACTATGGCAGGCATGTCGATGCAAGGCACCATGCAGATGCATCAGGCAGGCAGTATGGCACCGCCAGTTCCTCTGCCACGGTATGAGTGTGTATACCCCTCAGACAATTCCTCAAATACGAATAAAAA AAGACTGGGGCTGAGTGCACGATCGAATGGCATGCGAACCTTGGAGAATTCCAGCTCAAGTGAGGAAGAGGACCGAGCTGATTTGCTCGGCCGTAATTTTCAAGTACCGCGACCAAAGAGTAGAAGTAATGGAAGCATAGCG AATCAGTCGGGCATCTACTATGACGTAGATTACGAGCCATCAGGCAATGGCATCGGTAACACGAGTGTGGATCATTTGTACGGTTCGCAAAATCAGTCATCCTCTCACtcacacacgcactcacactCACACAGTGGCAACAATCACATACCGGGACCACAAGGCATACCAATGAGCACTTACACATCCGGACGGGCCCCAAGTAGTTACTATATGAAATAA
- the LOC126756346 gene encoding mucin-17 isoform X5, with protein MSCKVERHCSATRPMATATATATATTTVMTLTKRRKSHRGPNSSLAGRMSPRKTTSWPLSAATMHHSFGPAQSLRWLGVLALQLLLLATRNIECRQDVYAGPSISQISPKSSSHVLSGAPLLLHTSPKLVLESTIADTNNIAAGLLTTHDDIERDDNETRQHIRMERSAQPILNENYPKSGPNDVHFPSDTEKEAGAGHYFQYNIKPTSTLNDGSSEAPERTQRARVGKTLKPSFSGIASTPLPATTSVSESFLAKGGLRPLTSGSPINPSRSTAISTAATATALPHNPRQNSNPDIQDIITGIVKLLNGNVNVHANTQGLRRPSASRINNRGPPRISDVQTLPIDYDTQKKPLGSSIRPPPYTGPFDRPERPFITGVPIPEQIVPLRPGFISQRPPWHRQKPRPPITTAIGGRRPIPQYKPMPNSQLSPPAAEESAAPVKDTPEMSSPQHSGEMEISVPPDYNDANGDVPKPTDATYDSEFSNEDTNSQYIEVSDQDSNETADQAPMGVDKDELEEEDTAPIQASPPPAKKDEQNSKKKPSKHKGVDKKKHTQEDYAAIIETSSTAHTEMQISSTYAPMPMEISEGATIDPSTEEVIFMTPSKTPTLEISSQLDDTSSSTEIITQSSIITTALPNTTKNPVVLSPSISTELLATIPPASTNTTPKPLSTTTTARLSTTTSSTTTTFTSVAPPVTTPANTLPMPVPQPPSDFQPRPGLVLDDPEFKPGGRPRPPRPIQSRPVDVQQQPSYNIQPTRQHLPPGYGEIFDVTLSAIQGPGSAGGSQQTINIKPYGTYGNSGGQQGDIILSAAGDDGFVSIDGKRTYINLFGDPTDPPAGVPTTPATAVPQIPGSGVTVGSGVGNGNGIDSSSANGGSSAGNAVTQNNLPSLGSGYGIPETEVVDLEPTKPNNVKPQSSTTNSGPTRPHYRSRPTQPPVRIDTCIVGDDSTCDQAQHERCKTENGVSSCHCRPGYSRRKHREPCRKVISFYLGMRVDRIYEHRIVWDNKLLDKHSEPYGQLSYESIRAIDSAMSMTPYSDEFMDARVNNIYRGDPNLGGSGVFVNMTIKLDESVETLRPNLRADVQKHLLGVLHRRNNNIGNSVLYVSSPEGSITALHDLDECQSRELNDCHASASCSNSWGSFRCACEVGLRDPWADQPQRAGRDCQSCPDSYCNNRGTCSYNEEGNQVCACDSSHYGGQCEIDGEVLGVAIGASLAAVVIIVLTLVCLIMWSRRWQREQKNAIGSPVFGYMNTAPMKSAGLPGQPGYQVTLEDRMRWAQIADVMAQTNHYGAEPVGPTRPSSAMFAYPNLQTMGMGTMAGMSMQGTMQMHQAGSMAPPVPLPRLGLSARSNGMRTLENSSSSEEEDRADLLGRNFQVPRPKSRSNGSIANQSGIYYDVDYEPSGNGIGNTSVDHLYGSQNQSSSHSHTHSHSHSGNNHIPGPQGIPMSTYTSGRAPSSYYMK; from the exons ATGAGCTGCAAAGTGGAGCGACACTGCAGCGCAACGCGGCCGATGGCCACAGCCACAGCCACAGCTACAGCAACAACGACGGTTATGACGCTCACCAAAAGGCGAAAATCTCACAGAGGCCCAAATTCCTCGCTGGCCGGCAGAATGTCGCCGAGGAAGACCACGAGTTGGCCGCTTTCCGCAGCCACGATGCACCACAGCTTCGGCCCGGCGCAGTCGCTGCGCTGGCTGGGCGTGTTGGcgctgcagctgctgctgctggccaCACGTAATATCG AATGTCGGCAAGACGTGTACGCAGGTCCATCCATTTCACAAATATCTCCAAAATCTAGCAGTCATGTATTGTCTGGGGCCCCGCTGCTTTTGCACACCTCCCCGAAATTAGTGCTCGAGAGTACGATTGCCGATACAAATAATATTGCTGCGGGTTTACTTACGACGCACGACGACATTGAACGTGATGACAATGAAACACGTCAGCACATACGCATGGAACGTTCTGCACAACCAATATTGAACGAAAACTATCCGAAATCTGGACCTAATGATGTTCATTTTCCCAGCGATACGGAGAAAGAAGCTGGCGCTGGCCATTATTTCCAATACAACATTAAGCCGACAAGTACCCTCAATGATGGCAGCTCAGAAGCGCCGGAGCGGACACAAAGGGCTCGTGTTGGCAAAACATTGAAGCCTTCTTTTAGTGGCATTGCGTCTACGCCTTTGCCAGCCACCACTTCAGTATCGGAGTCTTTTTTAGCGAAAGGGGGCCTGCGACCGCTTACGTCGGGGTCCCCGATCAACCCGAGCCGCAGTACTGCTATCTCGACAGCGGCCACTGCCACGGCCTTGCCGCATAATCCACGGCAAAACTCTAATCCGGATATACAGGATATAATAACTGGTATTGTGAAGCTCCTGAATGGCAATGTTAACGTTCATGCTAATACACAAGGACTTCGGCGTCCATCTGCTAGTCGTATTAATAATCGTGGGCCACCACGTATATCTGATGTGCAGACATTACCGATAGATTATGATACGCAAAAGAAACCATTGGGCTCATCTATTCGTCCGCCGCCATATACAGGGCCATTCGATCGTCCGGAGCGTCCATTTATTACAGGTGTACCGATTCCAGAGCAAATCGTCCCGTTGAGGCCGGGATTTATTAGTCAACGTCCACCATGGCATCGACAGAAACCACGACCTCCAATTACTACTGCTATTGGAGGTAGACGTCCGATACCACAATATAAACCAATGCCGAATTCCCAGTTATCGCCTCCTGCCGCTGAGGAGTCTGCTGCCCCTGTGAAAGACACGCCTGAGATGTCATCACCACAGCACTCAGGAGAAATGGAAATTTCCGTTCCTCCGGACTATAACGATGCAAACGGTGATGTGCCTAAACCAACTGACGCCACTTATGATTCAGAATTCTCTAATGAGGACACAAATTCGCAATATATTGAAGTCTCTGATCAGGACTCCAATGAAACAGCTGATCAAGCTCCTATGGGGGTTGACAAAGACGAATTAGAAGAGGAAGATACAGCGCCAATCCAAGCCTCCCCACCGCCTGCGAAGAAAGATGAGCAAAACAGTAAGAAGAAACCCAGTAAACATAAAGGTGTCGACAAGAAGAAGCACACTCAAGAAGATTATGCAGCAATAATAGAAACCAGCTCCACTGCCCACACTGAGATGCAAATATCTTCAACATATGCACCAATGCCAATGGAGATTAGTGAAGGTGCCACTATTGACCCATCTACAGAAGAGGTTATTTTCATGACGCCTAGTAAGACACCAACACTGGAGATCAGCTCTCAATTGGATGACACAAGTTCATCTACTGAAATAATAACTCAAAGCTCCATTATCACGACAGCCTTACCAAATACAACTAAGAACCCGGTTGTGCTAAGCCCATCTATCAGTACTGAACTGTTGGCGACCATTCCACCTGCTTCAACTAATACCACACCCAAACCACTTTCCACCACTACTACTGCCAGACTATCAACTACCACATCTTCTACTACCACTACCTTCACCTCTGTCGCCCCGCCCGTGACGACCCCTGCTAACACCCTCCCCATGCCAGTGCCCCAACCTCCATCTGATTTTCAACCACGACCAGGATTAGTTCTTGATGATCCAGAATTCAAACCAGGTGGACGACCGCGGCCACCCAGACCAATTCAATCACGTCCCGTTgatgtgcaacaacaaccatCATACAATATTCAACCCACACGACAGCACTTGCCTCCTGGCTATGGGGAAATATTTGACGTAACTCTATCGGCCATACAAGGTCCTGGGTCCGCAGGCGGTTCGCAACAGACGATTAATATTAAACCATATGGCACTTACGGCAACAGTGGGGGACAACAAGGGGATATAATACTATCTGCCGCAGGTGATGATGGTTTTGTTTCAATCGATGGTAAGCGCACTTACATCAATCTCTTTGGTGATCCAACAGATCCACCCGCAGGAGTACCCACTACACCGGCGACGGCAGTACCACAAATACCTGGAAGCGGTGTCACTGTAGGAAGTGGTGTTGGCAATGGTAATGGTATTGATAGCAGCAGCGCAAATGGTGGATCCAGTGCAGGTAATGCAGTTACTCAGAACAACTTACCCAGTCTAGGATCAGGATATGGTATCCCCGAAACAGAGGTTGTAGATTTGGAGCCCACCAAGCCCAATAACGTAAAACCACAATCGTCTACAACTAATTCTGGACCAACGAGACCTCACTATCGTTCGCGACCAACACAACCACCTGTGCGCATCGACACTTGTATTGTAGGCGATGACTCGACCTGCGATCAAGCACAACATGAACGTTGCAAGACCGAGAATGGTGTATCCAGCTGTCATTGTAGACCCG GATATTCGCGTCGCAAGCATCGAGAACCCTGCAGAAAGgttatatctttttatttggGCATGCGTGTGGATCGTATTTACGAGCATCGTATTGTGTGGGACAATAAACTTTTGGACAAACATAGCGAACCCTATGGACAATTGAGCTACGAGTCGATTCGAGCA ATCGATTCGGCAATGTCGATGACGCCCTATTCGGATGAATTCATGGATGCACGAGTTAACAATATTTACCGTGGTGATCCAAATCTGGGTGGCAGCGGTGTTTTTGTGAACATGACCATCAAA cttgACGAAAGTGTGGAAACTTTGCGGCCAAATCTGCGCGCTGATGTTCAAAAACATTTGTTGGGCGTGCTCCACCGACGCAATAATAATATTGGTAACTCTGTTCTATACGTGTCTTCGCCGGAGGGCTCCATAACTGCCTTACACGATCTGGATGAATGTCAGTCTCGCGAGTTAAATGATTGTCATGCGAGTGCGTCATGTTCTAATTCATGGGGAAGTTTCCGTTGTGCTTGCGAAGTAGGACTCCGTGATCCATGGGCCGATCAACCACAGCGCGCTGGTCGCGACTGTCAATCTTGTCCGGACTCATACTGTAACAATCGTGGAACTTGCAGTTACAATGAAGAAGGAAATCAAGTTTGCGCTTGCGATTCCAGTCATTATGGCGGGCAATGTGAGATAGATGGGGAAGTTTTGGGTGTGGCCATTGGAGCTTCCTTGGCAGCAGTTGTTATTATTGTGTTGACATTGGTTTGTCTAATAATGTGGTCCCGTCGTTGGCAACGTGAGCAGAAGAACGCTATTGGTTCGCCAGTCTTTGGCTACATGAATACGGCGCCAATGAAATCCGCTGGTCTGCCGGGACAACCGGGCTATCAAGTGACATTGGAGGATCGTATGCGTTGGGCGCAGATCGCTGATGTAATGGCACAGACAAACCATTACGGG GCTGAACCAGTCGGACCCACACGTCCATCGTCGGCAATGTTCGCTTATCCGAATCTACAAACTATGGGTATGGGCACTATGGCAGGCATGTCGATGCAAGGCACCATGCAGATGCATCAGGCAGGCAGTATGGCACCGCCAGTTCCTCTGCCACG ACTGGGGCTGAGTGCACGATCGAATGGCATGCGAACCTTGGAGAATTCCAGCTCAAGTGAGGAAGAGGACCGAGCTGATTTGCTCGGCCGTAATTTTCAAGTACCGCGACCAAAGAGTAGAAGTAATGGAAGCATAGCG AATCAGTCGGGCATCTACTATGACGTAGATTACGAGCCATCAGGCAATGGCATCGGTAACACGAGTGTGGATCATTTGTACGGTTCGCAAAATCAGTCATCCTCTCACtcacacacgcactcacactCACACAGTGGCAACAATCACATACCGGGACCACAAGGCATACCAATGAGCACTTACACATCCGGACGGGCCCCAAGTAGTTACTATATGAAATAA